Proteins from a genomic interval of Clostridium sp. AN503:
- the pta gene encoding phosphate acetyltransferase, whose translation MGFIDVIKAKAKADKKTIILPESMDRRTFVAAAEILKEGLANLIIIGTPEEVAANSEGLDISGATIINPFTYEKTQEYVDLFVELRKSKGLTPEEARETMLKDYAYYGCLMIKNGDADGMVSGACHSTANTLRPCLQIIKTKPGTKLVSAFFLMEVPDCEFGENGTFVFADCGLNQNPSPEELAAIAVSSAESFRMLVGKEPKVAMLSHSSMGSAKHDDVTKVVEATRIAKEMAPELALDGELQLDAAIVPEIGASKAPDSKVAGHANVLVFPDLDAGNIGYKLVQRLAKAEAYGPMCQGIAKPVNDLSRGCYAEDIVGVVAITAVQAQMN comes from the coding sequence ATGGGATTTATTGACGTAATTAAAGCAAAGGCAAAAGCAGACAAGAAGACGATCATTCTGCCGGAGTCTATGGACAGAAGGACTTTTGTAGCTGCTGCTGAGATTTTAAAGGAAGGGCTGGCGAACTTGATCATCATCGGTACACCGGAGGAAGTTGCCGCTAACAGCGAGGGGCTGGATATTTCCGGAGCCACGATCATCAACCCGTTTACCTATGAAAAGACCCAGGAGTATGTGGATCTGTTTGTAGAGCTGAGGAAGTCCAAAGGCCTTACGCCTGAGGAAGCAAGAGAGACCATGTTAAAGGATTATGCGTACTATGGCTGCCTGATGATCAAGAACGGCGACGCTGACGGTATGGTATCCGGCGCATGCCACTCCACCGCCAACACCTTGAGACCGTGCCTGCAGATCATCAAGACCAAGCCGGGCACCAAGCTGGTTTCCGCCTTCTTCCTGATGGAAGTCCCGGACTGTGAGTTCGGCGAGAACGGTACTTTTGTATTCGCAGACTGCGGCCTGAACCAGAACCCGAGTCCAGAAGAGCTTGCAGCCATCGCAGTCAGCTCCGCAGAGAGCTTCCGCATGCTGGTAGGCAAGGAGCCGAAGGTAGCGATGCTGTCCCATTCTTCCATGGGCAGTGCAAAGCATGACGATGTGACAAAGGTAGTTGAGGCAACCAGGATCGCAAAAGAGATGGCTCCGGAGCTGGCTTTGGACGGCGAGCTGCAGCTTGACGCAGCGATCGTTCCTGAGATCGGCGCATCCAAGGCACCGGACAGCAAGGTTGCAGGACATGCCAACGTACTGGTATTCCCGGACCTGGATGCAGGAAATATCGGCTACAAGCTGGTACAGAGACTGGCAAAGGCAGAGGCATACGGCCCCATGTGCCAGGGTATCGCAAAACCGGTCAACGACTTATCCAGAGGATGCTATGCAGAAGACATTGTAGGTGTTGTTGCCATCACAGCCGTACAGGCACAGATGAATTGA
- a CDS encoding acetate kinase → MKILVINCGSSSLKYQLIDMDNENVIAKGLCERIGIEGSKLTHQPEGKDKVVIERAMPTHKTAIEMVMDALQDPDHGVITSTDEITAVGHRVLHAGTIYSDSIVVNEDVKKVIRDCFDLGPLHNPANLMGIEACEAAMPGKKNVAVFDTAFGMAMPEKAYLYAIPHEYYEKYSIRRYGFHGTSHMFVSKEAIKFGGLDPENAKVIVCHLGNGASVSASIGGKCVDTSMGLTPLEGLIMGTRSGDIDPTVVQFICNKEGKTVNEVLDILNKKSGVLGMSGGVSSDFRDVENAKKDGNHLAEVALDAFIYRVAKYIGAYTAAMNGVDAIAFTAGVGENDKVGRKAICEYLGYLGVKIDDEANDVRGKETVISAPDSKVKVMLIPTNEELAIARETKALI, encoded by the coding sequence ATGAAGATTTTAGTTATTAACTGCGGAAGCTCATCCCTGAAATATCAGTTGATCGATATGGACAATGAGAATGTTATCGCAAAAGGTTTATGTGAGAGGATCGGGATTGAAGGCTCCAAGCTGACCCATCAGCCGGAGGGCAAGGACAAGGTTGTGATCGAGCGCGCGATGCCGACCCACAAAACTGCCATCGAGATGGTTATGGATGCGCTTCAGGATCCGGACCATGGCGTGATCACAAGCACCGATGAGATCACCGCTGTGGGACACCGCGTACTGCACGCAGGCACCATCTACAGCGATTCCATCGTTGTGAACGAGGATGTGAAGAAAGTCATCCGCGACTGCTTTGACCTGGGACCGCTGCACAACCCGGCAAACTTAATGGGGATCGAGGCGTGCGAGGCTGCAATGCCGGGCAAGAAGAATGTTGCTGTATTTGACACCGCATTCGGTATGGCTATGCCGGAGAAGGCTTATCTGTATGCGATTCCTCACGAGTACTATGAAAAGTACAGCATCCGCAGATACGGCTTCCACGGAACCAGCCATATGTTTGTTTCCAAAGAGGCCATCAAGTTCGGCGGGCTGGACCCGGAGAACGCAAAGGTTATCGTCTGCCACCTGGGCAACGGCGCCAGCGTATCCGCATCCATCGGCGGCAAGTGCGTGGACACCAGCATGGGCTTAACTCCGCTTGAGGGCCTGATCATGGGAACCAGAAGCGGCGATATCGACCCGACCGTAGTGCAGTTTATCTGCAACAAGGAGGGAAAGACCGTCAACGAGGTTCTGGATATCCTCAACAAGAAATCCGGTGTCCTGGGCATGAGCGGCGGCGTTTCCAGCGATTTCCGCGATGTTGAGAATGCGAAGAAGGATGGCAATCATCTGGCGGAGGTTGCTCTGGATGCCTTCATCTACCGTGTTGCCAAGTACATCGGCGCATACACAGCAGCCATGAACGGCGTGGATGCGATCGCATTTACCGCAGGCGTAGGTGAGAATGATAAGGTTGGCAGAAAAGCCATCTGTGAGTACCTGGGCTACCTGGGCGTCAAGATTGATGATGAGGCCAACGATGTGAGAGGCAAGGAGACCGTCATTTCCGCACCGGATTCCAAGGTGAAGGTGATGCTGATCCCGACCAACGAGGAGCTTGCCATCGCGAGAGAGACAAAAGCATTGATCTGA
- a CDS encoding PFL family protein, giving the protein MLNMFEVIETNNMIEHEKLDVRTITMGISLLDCCDNDLKTLNEKIYNKITTYAKDLVSTGEAIAKDFGVPIVNKRISVTPIALVGGCACKSPEDFVTVAKTLDEAAKQVGVNFIGGYSALVSKGMTPAEENLIRSIPQALACTERVCSSINVGSTKTGLNMDAVRLMGEIVLETAEATKENDSLGCAKLVVFCNAPDDNPFMAGAFHGVTEADAIINVGVSGPGVVKVALEKARGQNFEVLCETIKRTAFKITRVGQLVAQEASRRLGVPFGIIDLSLAPTPAIGDSVAEILEEIGLERVGAPGTTAALAMLNDQVKKGGVMASSYVGGLSGAFIPVSEDQGMIDAVSLGALTLEKLEAMTCVCSVGLDMIAIPGDTPATTIAGIIADEAAIGMINQKTTAVRLIPVIGKTVGDTVEFGGLLGYAPVMPVNKYSCEKFVTRGGRIPAPIHSFKN; this is encoded by the coding sequence ATGTTAAATATGTTTGAAGTGATTGAGACCAACAATATGATCGAGCATGAGAAGCTGGACGTGCGCACCATCACCATGGGGATCAGCTTGTTGGACTGCTGCGATAATGATCTGAAGACTCTGAATGAAAAGATATACAACAAGATCACCACCTATGCAAAGGATCTGGTATCCACCGGAGAAGCGATCGCAAAGGATTTCGGTGTGCCGATCGTAAACAAGAGAATCTCCGTGACCCCGATCGCTTTGGTGGGTGGCTGCGCCTGTAAAAGCCCGGAGGATTTTGTGACGGTCGCAAAGACTCTGGATGAGGCGGCAAAGCAGGTGGGCGTGAACTTTATCGGCGGGTATTCTGCGCTGGTGTCCAAGGGCATGACTCCGGCAGAGGAGAACTTGATCCGTTCCATCCCACAGGCTCTTGCCTGTACGGAGCGGGTGTGCAGCTCCATCAACGTCGGTTCCACCAAGACCGGACTCAATATGGATGCGGTCCGTCTGATGGGGGAGATCGTCCTTGAGACGGCTGAGGCGACGAAGGAGAACGATTCGCTGGGCTGTGCAAAGCTGGTGGTGTTCTGCAACGCTCCAGATGACAATCCATTCATGGCGGGAGCTTTCCACGGCGTGACCGAGGCTGACGCCATCATCAATGTGGGCGTCAGCGGCCCCGGCGTGGTGAAGGTTGCCCTTGAAAAAGCGAGAGGGCAGAATTTTGAGGTTCTATGTGAGACGATCAAACGTACGGCGTTCAAGATCACCCGTGTAGGGCAGCTTGTGGCGCAGGAGGCGTCCAGACGTCTTGGCGTGCCGTTTGGCATTATTGACCTGTCCCTAGCGCCGACTCCGGCGATCGGAGACAGCGTGGCCGAGATCCTGGAAGAGATCGGACTGGAGCGCGTGGGCGCGCCGGGAACCACTGCAGCCCTTGCGATGCTGAACGACCAGGTGAAGAAGGGCGGCGTTATGGCTTCCTCCTATGTGGGCGGCTTAAGCGGCGCGTTCATTCCGGTCAGCGAGGACCAGGGGATGATCGACGCGGTATCCCTGGGAGCTTTGACCCTTGAAAAGCTGGAGGCTATGACCTGCGTCTGCTCTGTGGGCCTTGATATGATCGCGATTCCGGGAGACACGCCGGCTACTACCATTGCCGGGATCATCGCAGATGAGGCGGCGATCGGCATGATCAACCAGAAGACAACAGCGGTCCGTCTGATTCCGGTGATCGGAAAGACCGTGGGCGATACGGTGGAATTCGGCGGCCTTTTAGGGTATGCCCCTGTGATGCCTGTGAACAAGTATTCCTGTGAGAAGTTTGTGACACGCGGCGGACGGATCCCGGCTCCGATCCACAGCTTTAAGAACTGA
- a CDS encoding nucleotidyltransferase: MKVAGIIAEYNPFHSGHLYQMQQVRAQTGADYIVVAMSGDFVQRGEPAVYDKYTRTAMALNCGADLVLELPVRFATGSAEDFAACGVKLLDSLGVTDVLCFGSELGELSPLKAAAEVLCLEPEAYRSVLKEQLKQGYSYPAARSAALCRFLENSDYQSILSASNNILAIEYLKALIQQKSRIEPFTIRRSGKGYNDAGLPAGSGEFASATALRRIIREAAGRDILGPSLPDIFHGQIPAAALQALDAEQAHTAPIFPDDLSMLLQYRLLELIRQNADLSSYADMSPELAARLVRMALDFDTFSGRIEQLKTRQYTYTRISRALLHLVLGITAEPVRAPHAPYARILGFRKSSSMLLSAVKKSATIPIITKTADAAGFLSPSACGMLKEDMFASHLYQSMVFQKGRQMKNEYTKSVVILP; encoded by the coding sequence ATGAAGGTTGCCGGGATCATTGCAGAATACAATCCGTTCCACAGCGGGCATCTCTATCAGATGCAGCAGGTGCGCGCGCAGACAGGGGCAGACTATATTGTGGTCGCAATGAGCGGGGATTTCGTTCAGCGCGGGGAGCCTGCGGTCTACGACAAGTATACCCGCACAGCCATGGCTTTAAACTGCGGTGCGGATCTGGTGCTGGAACTGCCCGTGCGCTTCGCAACCGGCAGCGCTGAGGATTTTGCAGCCTGCGGCGTGAAGCTGTTGGACAGCCTTGGCGTGACAGATGTGCTGTGTTTTGGAAGTGAGCTGGGAGAGCTTTCCCCGTTGAAGGCTGCTGCCGAGGTGCTCTGTCTGGAGCCAGAGGCCTACCGGTCCGTCCTAAAGGAGCAGTTAAAACAGGGATATTCCTACCCGGCAGCACGCAGCGCCGCGTTGTGCCGGTTCTTGGAGAACAGTGACTACCAGTCCATTCTCTCCGCTTCCAACAATATCCTCGCCATTGAATACTTAAAGGCCCTGATACAGCAGAAAAGCCGCATAGAACCTTTCACGATCCGCAGGTCCGGGAAGGGCTACAACGATGCAGGCCTCCCGGCAGGCTCCGGGGAATTCGCTTCTGCCACGGCGCTGAGGCGCATCATAAGGGAAGCGGCAGGAAGAGATATCCTGGGTCCGTCCCTCCCCGATATCTTCCACGGACAGATCCCTGCGGCTGCACTCCAGGCTCTGGATGCGGAGCAGGCTCATACTGCCCCCATCTTCCCGGATGACCTATCCATGCTCTTACAGTACCGCCTGTTGGAGTTGATACGCCAGAATGCAGATCTGAGCAGCTATGCGGACATGTCCCCGGAGCTGGCCGCCCGTCTGGTTCGGATGGCACTGGATTTTGACACGTTTTCCGGTCGGATCGAGCAGCTGAAGACACGGCAGTATACCTACACCCGCATCAGCCGCGCGCTCCTGCATCTGGTCCTTGGGATCACTGCAGAACCGGTCAGGGCTCCCCATGCCCCTTATGCCCGTATCCTCGGATTCAGAAAAAGCTCCTCCATGCTTCTTTCCGCTGTCAAAAAATCGGCAACCATACCGATCATCACAAAAACTGCCGATGCCGCCGGATTTTTAAGCCCCTCAGCCTGCGGCATGCTTAAGGAGGATATGTTTGCCTCCCATTTATATCAATCCATGGTCTTCCAAAAGGGCCGCCAAATGAAAAATGAATACACAAAATCCGTCGTGATCCTTCCCTGA
- a CDS encoding SAM-dependent methyltransferase, with protein sequence MAKETLESMLDYFINQSLVQLILSNPTDKERILKVKLRPVMLKETLVYQAEEFVGAQAFHKNLMEDETKAYISERLARDFKQAELLSSLGNATVLVGKKGTMTVKAKRKLPQEGRDPSEGTRITASLSGALMHNRKKQYVLPEGIPVPFLVDLGVMTAEGAVVRTRYDKFRQINRFLEFIEDILPNLDKGRENTIIDFGCGKSYLTFAMYYYLHELKGYPIRIIGLDLKQDVINRCNRLAVQYGYDRLRFYHGDIATYEGVDQVDMVVTLHACDTATDYALAKAVRWNAKVILSVPCCQHELNRQMGNDLMKPVFQYGLIKERMAALYTDAVRAELLENQGYRTQILEFIDMEHTPKNILIRAVRDGKRKKNEAEIKALLDFLSVKPTLAELLWGSQEEQKTV encoded by the coding sequence ATGGCAAAAGAAACATTGGAATCCATGCTGGATTATTTTATAAATCAATCCTTGGTCCAGCTGATCTTAAGCAATCCAACGGATAAGGAGCGTATCCTGAAGGTGAAGCTCCGTCCGGTCATGCTGAAGGAGACGCTGGTGTATCAGGCGGAGGAGTTTGTGGGGGCCCAGGCCTTCCACAAAAATCTCATGGAGGACGAAACAAAAGCCTATATATCGGAGCGGCTTGCCCGGGATTTTAAGCAGGCTGAGCTTTTGTCTTCTCTGGGCAATGCCACGGTGCTGGTTGGGAAAAAGGGTACCATGACGGTTAAGGCGAAACGGAAGCTGCCGCAGGAGGGACGAGATCCCTCTGAAGGCACAAGGATAACGGCTTCCCTGAGCGGCGCGCTCATGCATAACCGGAAAAAACAGTATGTACTGCCGGAAGGAATCCCGGTGCCGTTTCTTGTGGATCTGGGCGTTATGACGGCGGAGGGCGCGGTCGTCCGGACCCGCTATGACAAATTCAGGCAGATCAACCGTTTCCTGGAATTCATTGAAGATATCCTGCCGAACCTGGATAAGGGGCGTGAGAATACGATCATTGATTTTGGCTGCGGAAAGTCCTATCTGACTTTCGCCATGTACTATTATCTGCATGAACTGAAGGGTTACCCGATCCGGATCATCGGACTGGACCTAAAGCAGGATGTGATCAACCGGTGCAACCGGCTGGCGGTGCAGTACGGCTATGACAGGCTGAGATTCTATCACGGAGATATCGCCACCTATGAAGGTGTGGACCAGGTGGATATGGTAGTGACCCTGCATGCCTGTGATACAGCTACGGATTACGCGCTGGCAAAGGCGGTACGGTGGAATGCAAAAGTCATCCTGTCGGTTCCCTGCTGTCAGCATGAACTGAACCGCCAGATGGGAAATGACCTGATGAAGCCGGTGTTCCAGTATGGCCTGATCAAGGAGCGGATGGCGGCCCTGTATACCGATGCGGTCCGTGCGGAGCTTTTGGAGAATCAGGGATACCGGACCCAGATCCTGGAGTTCATCGACATGGAGCACACGCCGAAGAACATCCTGATCCGCGCCGTGCGGGATGGGAAGAGGAAGAAAAACGAAGCGGAGATAAAAGCGCTTCTGGACTTTTTGTCTGTGAAACCCACGTTAGCAGAGCTGCTATGGGGATCGCAGGAGGAACAAAAGACAGTATAA
- a CDS encoding DUF177 domain-containing protein, translating to MDWPFELDLEDELDLSKTEEERAGELEEQPYVSGYNLDVDRLLSNELLLNLPMKVLCREDCKGMCNRCGANLNHTKCSCDTSSPDPRMSVIQDLFQKFKEV from the coding sequence GTGGACTGGCCCTTTGAGCTGGACTTGGAGGACGAGCTGGATCTAAGCAAGACCGAGGAAGAACGTGCAGGGGAGCTCGAAGAACAGCCCTATGTAAGCGGCTATAATCTGGATGTAGACCGGTTGCTCAGTAACGAACTATTGCTGAACCTGCCCATGAAAGTGCTGTGCAGGGAAGACTGTAAAGGTATGTGCAATAGATGTGGTGCGAATTTGAATCACACGAAGTGTTCCTGTGATACAAGCTCGCCTGACCCAAGAATGTCAGTAATCCAGGATTTATTTCAAAAGTTTAAGGAGGTGTAA
- a CDS encoding DnaJ domain-containing protein — translation MLQKSCWEILGIEPTRDKQNIKRAYARLSRNCHPEDNPEEFRQIHEAYEHAMNMAEFISLKDVYLSQEEDKTSGITAVQDDPATELEQLIRKGLERNLATRTDRLMEKILAIHFQTPDTVNSDQQVFAEAMDRWDELFSSALFADGCRDADFLKELSDWLRENRGRLNRAEAVCFYRFYEFWTVPDKDTYLWEVYVQIMTAAHKYEKDMIRYAGMSLYMRNYGPVYVEAKKKEAKERAVFGLLIICLVILLIASVGTTGLATGEDNRTKDIEVTKVFNHDLVEPHGDSYVEEYAFTRVFPYGYPKSKTELSWENDMPQSLPGVCRIQQRLDDSMPDSISCIQTISGREPGVYEVIARRDAKNQDITSTFYKQTFPDTVIISRFYVERDLRRPGGFKILTDSYLPESFLKIAQTHGIPGAFWIDEDYEQHLILTCDSVERIPELAAGLMLTCKDFVAYHKFNRLRKPLPPMDLTILYGPSFSDMMISGPENDPVIAALMRGTYQPDLPAAHRTYKAYLDTQNNKLDFQPDTAATSSDADSAGSDYWVSHIVFGSTWDVGRHLYPECSYQAVQQHLINSLESLDWIAFQSYE, via the coding sequence ATGCTGCAAAAGTCATGTTGGGAAATACTGGGAATAGAACCCACCCGGGATAAACAGAATATAAAGCGCGCCTATGCACGTTTAAGCCGGAACTGCCATCCGGAAGACAATCCGGAAGAATTCAGACAGATCCATGAAGCTTATGAGCATGCTATGAACATGGCTGAATTCATTTCCTTGAAGGATGTGTATCTGTCACAAGAGGAAGATAAGACGTCCGGGATTACGGCGGTGCAGGATGATCCTGCCACAGAACTGGAGCAGTTGATACGCAAAGGCCTGGAACGGAATCTGGCCACACGTACAGACCGTTTGATGGAAAAGATCCTGGCCATTCACTTCCAAACTCCAGATACGGTTAACTCCGATCAGCAGGTGTTTGCAGAAGCCATGGATCGGTGGGATGAGTTGTTTTCCTCAGCTCTGTTTGCGGATGGGTGCCGGGATGCAGATTTTCTTAAAGAGCTTTCGGATTGGCTCAGAGAAAACAGGGGACGGTTGAATCGGGCGGAAGCTGTCTGCTTTTACCGTTTTTATGAGTTTTGGACTGTTCCGGATAAAGATACTTATCTGTGGGAAGTTTATGTTCAGATCATGACTGCGGCGCATAAGTATGAAAAGGACATGATTCGTTATGCAGGAATGTCGCTGTATATGAGGAATTATGGACCTGTTTATGTGGAAGCAAAGAAAAAAGAAGCGAAAGAACGGGCAGTATTTGGTCTGCTTATCATATGCCTGGTCATTTTGCTTATTGCCAGCGTGGGAACGACTGGTCTGGCGACCGGCGAGGATAACAGAACGAAGGATATAGAAGTGACCAAAGTATTTAACCATGATCTCGTTGAGCCTCATGGGGACAGTTATGTGGAAGAGTATGCGTTTACCAGGGTGTTTCCGTATGGATATCCAAAAAGCAAAACCGAGCTTTCCTGGGAAAATGATATGCCGCAGTCTTTGCCGGGAGTATGCCGCATCCAACAGAGGCTGGACGACAGTATGCCGGATTCGATTTCATGCATTCAGACAATTTCCGGAAGAGAGCCTGGTGTTTATGAGGTCATAGCCAGGAGGGATGCAAAGAATCAGGATATAACGTCTACATTTTACAAACAGACCTTTCCGGATACGGTTATCATCAGCAGATTTTACGTGGAAAGAGATCTGCGTCGTCCCGGCGGCTTTAAGATTCTTACGGACAGCTATCTGCCGGAGTCATTTTTAAAGATCGCGCAAACACATGGGATTCCCGGAGCCTTCTGGATCGATGAAGACTATGAACAGCACCTTATACTCACCTGTGATTCTGTGGAACGGATACCGGAACTGGCGGCAGGCCTGATGCTTACCTGCAAGGATTTTGTCGCATATCACAAGTTTAACCGTCTCCGTAAGCCACTGCCTCCCATGGATTTAACGATCCTGTATGGACCGTCATTCAGTGATATGATGATCAGTGGCCCGGAAAATGATCCGGTTATTGCGGCGTTGATGCGGGGGACCTATCAGCCTGACCTTCCGGCAGCCCATCGCACTTACAAAGCATATTTGGATACACAAAATAATAAACTGGATTTCCAGCCGGATACGGCGGCCACCTCTTCCGATGCGGATTCTGCCGGTTCCGATTATTGGGTCAGCCATATTGTTTTTGGTTCCACCTGGGATGTTGGGAGACATCTGTATCCGGAGTGCAGTTATCAGGCAGTCCAGCAACATCTGATCAATAGCCTTGAAAGCCTGGACTGGATCGCCTTTCAGAGTTATGAGTAG
- the rpmF gene encoding 50S ribosomal protein L32, which produces MSICPKNKSSKARRDKRRANWKMSAANLVKCSKCGALMMPHRVCKACGSYNKKEIVSVED; this is translated from the coding sequence ATGTCTATCTGCCCAAAGAATAAATCTTCCAAAGCGAGACGTGACAAACGTAGAGCTAACTGGAAAATGAGCGCTGCGAACTTAGTAAAATGCAGCAAGTGCGGCGCCCTGATGATGCCTCACAGAGTCTGCAAGGCCTGCGGATCTTATAACAAAAAAGAGATCGTAAGCGTTGAGGACTAA